One Thauera sp. K11 DNA window includes the following coding sequences:
- a CDS encoding carbohydrate kinase family protein: protein MSILVCGSMAYDSIMVFNDRFRNHILPEQIHILNVSFLVPDLRREFGGCAGNIAYNLKLLGADPLIMATVGEDSDPYRRRLDHLGLRQDHVREVRGKFTAQAFITTDLDDNQITAFHPGAMFHSHLNDVRDAAGVKLGIVAPDGRDGMLRHAQGFAQAGVPFIFDPGQALPILSGEELRNCLKLATWCTVNDYEMRLMSEKTGLSEAEIVAGVDALVVTLGAEGSRIHARGECIEIPAAKPDEILDPTGCGDAYRAGLLYGLANGWDWLRSGRLAAVMGAIKIAHRGGQNHRPTRDEIAARHVAAFGESPW, encoded by the coding sequence ATGTCCATCCTCGTCTGCGGCTCTATGGCCTATGACTCGATCATGGTGTTCAACGATCGCTTCAGGAATCACATCCTGCCCGAGCAGATCCACATCCTGAACGTGTCCTTCCTGGTGCCGGATCTGCGCCGCGAGTTCGGCGGCTGCGCCGGCAACATCGCCTACAACCTGAAGCTGCTCGGCGCCGACCCGCTGATCATGGCGACGGTGGGCGAGGATTCCGACCCGTACCGCCGCCGCCTCGACCACCTCGGACTGCGGCAGGATCACGTGCGCGAGGTGCGCGGCAAGTTCACCGCGCAGGCGTTCATCACCACCGACCTCGACGACAACCAGATCACCGCCTTCCATCCCGGAGCGATGTTCCATTCGCACCTCAACGACGTGCGCGATGCGGCCGGAGTGAAGCTCGGCATCGTGGCGCCGGACGGCCGCGACGGCATGCTGCGCCATGCGCAGGGTTTCGCGCAGGCGGGCGTGCCCTTCATCTTCGATCCCGGCCAGGCGCTGCCGATCCTGAGCGGAGAAGAGTTACGGAATTGCCTGAAACTGGCTACGTGGTGCACGGTCAATGATTACGAAATGCGGCTGATGAGCGAGAAGACCGGCCTTTCGGAGGCGGAGATCGTGGCCGGGGTCGATGCGCTGGTCGTGACGCTTGGGGCCGAGGGGTCGCGCATCCACGCCAGGGGCGAATGCATCGAGATCCCGGCGGCGAAGCCGGACGAGATCCTGGACCCCACCGGTTGCGGCGACGCCTATCGGGCCGGCCTGCTGTACGGCCTGGCCAACGGCTGGGACTGGTTGCGGAGCGGCCGCCTGGCGGCAGTGATGGGCGCCATCAAGATTGCCCACCGCGGTGGGCAGAATCACCGCCCGACGCGCGACGAGATTGCGGCGCGTCACGTGGCGGCCTTCGGGGAGAGCCCGTGGTGA
- a CDS encoding CBS domain-containing protein produces MTNRCLAYIVKHQDPLMLPPDATVQRACQCMWERRVGAVLVTEDGRLAGIFTGRDAVRALAEGRIPAATPLSAVMTARPDTITPDATAIDALRRMSDCGYRHLPIVDGDAIVGIVSRGDFKGLELDQLEDESCLWERIA; encoded by the coding sequence ATGACCAACCGCTGCCTCGCCTACATCGTCAAGCACCAGGACCCGCTGATGCTGCCGCCCGACGCCACCGTCCAGCGCGCCTGCCAATGCATGTGGGAACGCCGCGTCGGCGCGGTACTGGTGACCGAAGACGGCAGGCTCGCCGGCATCTTCACCGGCCGCGACGCGGTGCGCGCCCTCGCCGAAGGCCGGATACCCGCGGCAACGCCCCTCTCCGCCGTCATGACCGCCAGGCCCGACACGATCACCCCGGACGCAACGGCCATCGACGCCCTGCGCCGCATGTCCGACTGCGGCTACCGCCACCTCCCCATCGTCGATGGCGACGCAATCGTCGGCATCGTGTCACGCGGCGACTTCAAGGGGCTGGAACTCGACCAACTGGAAGACGAAAGCTGTCTGTGGGAACGGATCGCCTGA
- a CDS encoding DUF3426 domain-containing protein, with translation MMLTRCPACQTVFRLHPEQIRARNGEVRCGHCFNPFNALQHLVAPPDDAADAKEADQRPTGFDSANGDDREPTPVAAAHQPVPPPPADDALDFELPEFPPFDDAPTDAGPPPGEAGFARSTASGQPEAGHPLAPATADRDAVPGETAPDESAPGSALPEVIRSARRSTPEADDGDSTSAAIDTAAAEDAAQPEPAPALAGQSPDTATGDGSAAAEAGPDLPPAARHVDLEHLDATYGRPRSRRSAVMRTLAGMAAGLLAGMLAAQATYLFRTEITRALPGMRPLLEAGCAALGCEVPLPQDVALIGIETSDLQSDPGHAGRYVLFATVKNRAGYPQGWPHLELTLTDATDTPVVRRVLAPADWAPASEPKAGMSARATIPVRLPFRLEGASPTGYRVYVFYP, from the coding sequence ATGATGCTGACCCGCTGCCCCGCCTGCCAGACGGTCTTCCGGCTGCATCCGGAGCAGATCCGCGCCCGCAACGGCGAGGTGCGCTGCGGGCATTGCTTCAATCCGTTCAACGCACTGCAGCATCTGGTCGCCCCGCCCGACGATGCGGCGGACGCGAAAGAGGCGGACCAGCGGCCCACCGGCTTCGACTCTGCCAACGGCGACGACAGGGAGCCGACTCCGGTCGCCGCCGCGCATCAGCCGGTGCCCCCGCCCCCTGCGGACGACGCACTGGACTTCGAGCTGCCGGAGTTCCCTCCCTTCGACGATGCCCCGACCGATGCCGGCCCGCCGCCGGGCGAAGCCGGGTTCGCCCGCTCGACGGCTTCCGGCCAGCCCGAAGCAGGCCACCCGCTTGCCCCGGCGACGGCCGACCGCGATGCGGTTCCCGGCGAAACCGCTCCGGACGAATCGGCCCCCGGCTCCGCCCTGCCTGAAGTGATCCGCAGCGCCCGGCGCAGCACGCCCGAAGCCGACGACGGCGACAGCACATCCGCGGCCATCGACACCGCTGCCGCCGAAGATGCGGCACAGCCCGAACCCGCGCCGGCCCTCGCCGGACAGTCACCCGATACGGCAACGGGCGACGGCTCGGCTGCCGCCGAAGCCGGCCCCGACCTGCCTCCGGCAGCGCGCCACGTCGATCTCGAGCATCTGGATGCCACCTACGGCCGCCCGCGCAGCAGACGCAGCGCCGTGATGCGCACGCTCGCCGGCATGGCAGCAGGACTGCTCGCCGGCATGCTGGCCGCCCAGGCCACCTATCTTTTCAGGACCGAGATCACCCGTGCGCTGCCCGGCATGCGGCCGCTGCTCGAAGCCGGCTGCGCGGCGCTCGGCTGCGAGGTTCCGTTGCCGCAGGACGTCGCACTGATCGGCATCGAAACATCCGACCTGCAGTCGGACCCCGGACATGCGGGGCGCTATGTGCTGTTCGCCACGGTGAAGAACCGGGCCGGCTACCCGCAGGGCTGGCCCCATCTTGAACTCACGCTGACCGACGCGACCGACACGCCAGTGGTGCGCCGGGTGCTCGCCCCCGCGGACTGGGCGCCCGCCAGCGAACCGAAAGCCGGCATGTCCGCCCGCGCCACGATCCCGGTGCGCCTGCCCTTCCGCCTGGAAGGCGCGTCGCCCACCGGGTATCGCGTCTACGTATTCTACCCCTGA
- a CDS encoding outer membrane lipoprotein — MVRMRAALGVLVAVLMLGGCAAGMGGRDYSRDDARRTMVVQFGTVAGVRGVNLEGTKTPIGTVTGAAVGGIAGSSVGSGKGSAVGAVLGAVVGGLAGAAVEEGATRQVGVEVTVQLDNGQYLAVVQADEGENFRVGERVRVLRDAGVTRVAR; from the coding sequence ATGGTAAGGATGCGGGCGGCGCTGGGCGTGCTGGTGGCGGTGTTGATGCTCGGTGGCTGCGCGGCGGGGATGGGCGGTCGCGACTATTCCCGCGACGATGCGCGCCGCACGATGGTGGTGCAGTTCGGCACGGTGGCCGGTGTGCGCGGGGTGAACCTCGAAGGCACCAAGACGCCGATCGGCACCGTCACCGGCGCGGCGGTCGGCGGCATCGCCGGGAGCAGCGTCGGCAGCGGCAAGGGCTCCGCGGTGGGCGCGGTGCTGGGTGCGGTGGTCGGCGGCCTGGCCGGTGCTGCGGTCGAGGAAGGTGCGACCCGCCAGGTGGGCGTCGAGGTGACGGTACAGCTCGACAACGGCCAGTATCTCGCCGTGGTGCAGGCCGACGAGGGCGAGAACTTCCGTGTCGGCGAGCGTGTGCGCGTGCTGCGCGATGCGGGCGTGACGCGCGTTGCGCGCTGA
- a CDS encoding ABC transporter ATP-binding protein — MSLALEFSAVSKVFRSRARSVQALQDVSFEVDEGEVFGFVGPNGAGKSTTIKIMLDVIDDYQGEVRLYGLSAREAASRKGVAYVPESPALYEQFTPLEILRMALDMYGIRRIDADIWCRQWLDRFSVGHVADRRMRLLSKGTAQRVALAHALVVSPRLLVLDEPLSGLDPVGRKDVVDILSEYKRDGGAIFFTSHVLHDVERIADRFGFIHQGQLITTRSPRDLVADRADRFIVRYQAGEGFAAAGEAIRTGEFEHELAQTELPDFISGLNASGGRIVTLKPAVSLETMFFKILAEGGLPRPAETAGTLRPSGLDCG; from the coding sequence ATGAGTTTGGCGCTAGAGTTCAGCGCGGTGAGCAAAGTTTTTCGTTCGCGGGCGCGCTCCGTGCAGGCGTTGCAGGACGTCAGCTTCGAGGTGGACGAGGGCGAGGTGTTCGGCTTTGTCGGCCCGAACGGTGCCGGCAAGTCCACCACGATCAAGATCATGCTGGATGTCATTGACGACTATCAGGGCGAGGTGCGCCTTTACGGGCTTTCGGCACGTGAGGCAGCATCGCGAAAAGGGGTGGCCTACGTTCCGGAGTCTCCGGCGCTGTATGAACAGTTTACCCCGCTTGAGATTCTGCGCATGGCACTGGACATGTACGGTATCCGTCGCATCGATGCCGATATCTGGTGTCGACAATGGTTGGACCGTTTCTCCGTTGGCCATGTCGCGGACCGTCGTATGCGCCTGTTGTCGAAAGGCACGGCGCAGCGGGTCGCGCTGGCCCATGCCCTGGTCGTCAGTCCGCGCCTGCTCGTGCTCGACGAGCCGCTATCCGGCCTGGACCCGGTTGGGCGCAAGGATGTCGTCGATATCCTTTCCGAGTACAAGCGCGACGGGGGGGCGATTTTCTTTACATCCCATGTATTGCACGACGTGGAACGTATCGCCGATCGATTCGGCTTCATCCATCAAGGGCAGCTCATCACGACCCGCTCGCCGCGCGATCTGGTGGCAGACCGGGCCGATCGGTTCATCGTGCGCTACCAGGCAGGGGAGGGATTCGCGGCGGCGGGCGAGGCCATTCGGACGGGCGAATTCGAGCACGAACTGGCACAGACGGAACTGCCTGATTTCATTTCAGGGCTGAACGCCTCGGGCGGGCGCATCGTTACGCTGAAACCGGCAGTCTCGCTCGAAACGATGTTCTTCAAGATATTGGCCGAGGGCGGGCTGCCACGGCCTGCGGAAACCGCTGGAACCCTGAGGCCGAGCGGCTTGGATTGCGGGTGA
- the accC gene encoding acetyl-CoA carboxylase biotin carboxylase subunit codes for MFEKILIANRGEIALRVLRACRELGIKTVAVHSEADTEAKYVRLADESVCIGPAPSAMSYLNVPAIISAAEVTDAEAIHPGYGFLSENADFAERVEQSGFVFIGPRAETIRMMGDKVSAKDAMRAAGVPCVPGSDGALPDDPKEIVRIARAVGYPVIIKAAGGGGGRGMRVVHTEAALLNAVTTTKAEAQAAFGNPTVYMEKFLENPRHVEIQVLADQHGNAVYLGERDCSMQRRHQKVIEEAPAPGIDRKLIAKIGERCAEACRTIGYRGAGTFEFLYENGEFYFIEMNTRVQVEHPVTEMITGIDIVQAQVRIAAGEKLWFRQRSIEFRGHAIECRVNAEDPFKFTPSPGRITNWHTPGGPGVRVDSHVYNGYTVPPHYDSMIGKVITYGDTREQAIRRMRIALSEMMVEGIKTNIPLHQTLMLDPGFNKGGTSIHYLEHKLANRNEVKT; via the coding sequence ATGTTCGAGAAGATCCTGATCGCAAACCGCGGCGAGATCGCGCTGCGCGTCCTGCGCGCCTGCCGCGAGCTGGGCATCAAGACCGTGGCGGTCCATTCCGAAGCCGATACCGAAGCGAAGTACGTCCGCCTCGCCGACGAATCGGTATGCATCGGCCCGGCGCCGTCGGCCATGAGCTATCTCAACGTGCCCGCCATCATCTCGGCGGCCGAGGTCACCGACGCCGAGGCGATCCACCCCGGCTACGGCTTCCTGTCCGAAAACGCCGACTTCGCCGAGCGCGTCGAGCAATCCGGCTTCGTCTTCATCGGCCCGCGCGCGGAAACCATCCGCATGATGGGTGACAAGGTGTCCGCCAAGGATGCGATGAGAGCCGCTGGCGTGCCCTGCGTGCCGGGTTCGGACGGCGCGCTGCCCGACGATCCGAAGGAAATCGTGCGCATCGCGCGCGCCGTCGGCTATCCGGTCATCATCAAGGCGGCCGGCGGCGGCGGCGGTCGCGGCATGCGCGTGGTGCATACCGAGGCTGCACTGCTGAACGCGGTGACCACCACGAAGGCGGAAGCCCAGGCGGCGTTCGGCAATCCGACCGTCTACATGGAGAAGTTCCTCGAGAACCCGCGCCATGTGGAAATCCAGGTGCTGGCCGACCAGCACGGCAACGCGGTGTATCTGGGCGAACGCGACTGCTCGATGCAGCGCCGCCACCAGAAGGTCATCGAGGAAGCGCCCGCCCCCGGCATCGACCGCAAGCTGATCGCCAAGATCGGCGAGCGCTGCGCCGAAGCCTGCCGCACCATCGGCTACCGCGGCGCCGGCACCTTCGAGTTCCTGTACGAGAACGGCGAGTTCTACTTCATCGAGATGAACACGCGGGTGCAGGTCGAGCACCCCGTCACCGAGATGATCACCGGCATCGACATCGTGCAGGCCCAGGTGCGCATCGCCGCCGGCGAGAAACTGTGGTTCCGGCAGCGCAGCATCGAGTTCCGCGGGCATGCCATCGAATGCCGGGTGAACGCCGAAGATCCCTTCAAGTTCACGCCGTCTCCCGGCCGCATCACCAACTGGCACACGCCGGGCGGCCCGGGCGTGCGTGTCGACTCGCACGTCTACAACGGCTACACCGTGCCGCCGCACTACGATTCGATGATCGGCAAGGTCATCACCTACGGCGACACCCGCGAGCAGGCCATCCGCCGCATGCGCATCGCGCTGTCGGAGATGATGGTCGAAGGCATCAAGACCAACATCCCGCTGCACCAGACGCTGATGCTGGACCCCGGCTTCAACAAGGGCGGCACCAGCATCCATTACCTGGAACACAAGCTCGCCAACCGCAACGAAGTCAAGACCTGA
- a CDS encoding GNAT family N-acetyltransferase, with protein MLKDTRPEQAAAKPKGRNLHVGLATCETEILEAQKLRYRVFADELGARLATRTPGVDRDIYDPYCEHLIVRDEDAGRIVGTYRILSPAAARKVGGYYSENEFDLTRLQHLRSRLVEIGRSCIDAEYRSGAVIALLWSGLARYMQENGYDYLVGCASISMADGGHAAANLYNRLREDYLAPLEYRVFPRCPLPLDALRSDLPAEAPPLIKGYLRAGAWICGEPAWDPDFNTADLPILMPMNKVDDRYAKHFMGRKD; from the coding sequence ATGCTCAAGGATACCCGGCCGGAACAGGCCGCGGCCAAGCCCAAGGGCCGCAATCTGCATGTGGGCCTGGCCACCTGCGAAACCGAAATCCTCGAGGCGCAGAAGCTGCGTTATCGCGTCTTTGCCGATGAACTCGGGGCCCGCCTCGCCACCCGCACGCCGGGCGTCGATCGCGACATCTACGATCCCTACTGCGAGCACCTGATCGTGCGCGACGAGGACGCCGGCCGCATCGTCGGCACCTATCGCATCCTGTCGCCGGCCGCCGCGCGCAAGGTCGGCGGCTACTATTCCGAGAACGAGTTCGACCTCACCCGGCTGCAGCACCTGCGCAGCCGGCTGGTGGAAATCGGCCGCTCGTGCATCGATGCCGAATACCGTAGCGGCGCGGTGATCGCGCTGCTGTGGTCGGGCCTGGCGCGCTACATGCAGGAAAACGGCTACGACTACCTCGTCGGCTGCGCCTCGATCAGCATGGCCGACGGCGGCCACGCTGCGGCCAACCTGTACAACCGCCTGCGCGAAGACTACCTGGCGCCGCTGGAGTACCGCGTCTTCCCGCGCTGTCCGCTGCCGCTCGACGCGCTGCGCAGCGACCTGCCCGCCGAGGCGCCGCCGCTCATCAAGGGTTACCTGCGCGCCGGCGCCTGGATCTGCGGCGAGCCCGCCTGGGATCCGGACTTCAACACCGCCGACCTGCCCATCCTGATGCCGATGAACAAGGTGGACGACCGCTACGCCAAGCACTTCATGGGCCGCAAGGACTGA
- a CDS encoding lysophospholipid acyltransferase family protein: MTDAASAAIQTASLDAGSPKLLRGWRYFRLAVHVAEGALTIALVYPLSAEPVHRRLRQRWSHRLLRILGIRLQADGVPIEPGCMLVANHVSWVDIFVVNALAPSSFVSKAEVRNWPVIGWLAAKNGTIFLRRGSRGHARIINEETAAQLDAGRNVAIFPEGTTTDGSHVLDFHAALLQPAIAAGHAVQPVALSYHAPGGSRSRAPAYDGDISLGQCIANIIAERGIVARVQAAAPLGTGEGTDRRTLARQAREIIAGLTGQGYARRDETPTCSEKADEPAASQDPVRA; this comes from the coding sequence ATGACCGACGCCGCCTCCGCGGCCATCCAGACGGCCAGCCTCGACGCCGGCAGCCCCAAGCTGCTGCGCGGCTGGCGCTACTTCCGCCTGGCCGTGCACGTCGCCGAGGGGGCGCTGACGATCGCGCTGGTCTACCCGCTCAGCGCCGAGCCGGTGCATCGCCGCCTGCGCCAGCGCTGGTCGCACCGGCTGCTGCGCATCCTCGGCATCCGCCTGCAGGCCGACGGCGTGCCGATCGAACCCGGCTGCATGCTCGTCGCGAACCACGTTTCCTGGGTCGACATCTTCGTCGTCAATGCGCTCGCGCCCTCCTCCTTCGTGTCGAAGGCCGAGGTACGCAACTGGCCGGTCATCGGCTGGCTCGCCGCGAAGAACGGCACCATCTTCCTGCGCCGGGGCAGCCGCGGCCACGCCCGGATCATCAACGAAGAAACCGCCGCCCAGCTCGATGCCGGCCGCAACGTCGCGATCTTCCCCGAAGGCACCACCACCGACGGCAGCCACGTGCTGGACTTCCACGCCGCCCTGCTGCAGCCGGCCATCGCCGCCGGCCACGCGGTGCAGCCGGTGGCACTGTCCTACCATGCGCCGGGCGGAAGCCGCAGCCGCGCCCCCGCCTACGACGGCGACATCAGCCTCGGGCAGTGCATCGCCAATATCATCGCCGAGCGCGGCATCGTCGCGCGGGTGCAGGCCGCCGCACCGCTCGGCACGGGCGAAGGCACGGACCGGCGCACCCTGGCGAGGCAGGCGCGGGAGATCATTGCCGGGCTGACCGGCCAAGGCTATGCTCGACGGGACGAAACGCCGACCTGCAGCGAGAAAGCCGATGAGCCTGCCGCAAGCCAAGACCCCGTTCGGGCCTGA
- the accB gene encoding acetyl-CoA carboxylase biotin carboxyl carrier protein: MDLRKLKKLIDLVQESGISELEVTEGEEKVRIAKHVGGAPAAYAAPIPIAAPVPVAAAAPAAAAPAAPAEDALPAGNIVKSPMVGTFYRATAPGAKPLIELNQTVAEGDRLCIIEAMKLMNEIESEFSGTVKAILVENGQPVEYGQPLFVIG; this comes from the coding sequence ATGGATCTGCGCAAGCTCAAGAAACTGATCGACCTCGTCCAAGAATCGGGCATTTCCGAACTGGAAGTCACCGAAGGCGAGGAAAAGGTCCGCATCGCCAAGCATGTCGGCGGCGCACCCGCCGCCTATGCCGCACCGATTCCAATCGCCGCGCCCGTGCCCGTGGCCGCCGCAGCGCCGGCAGCCGCCGCCCCCGCAGCCCCGGCGGAAGACGCCCTGCCCGCCGGCAACATCGTCAAGTCGCCCATGGTCGGCACCTTCTACCGCGCCACGGCGCCGGGCGCCAAGCCGCTGATCGAACTGAACCAGACGGTCGCCGAGGGAGATCGTCTGTGCATCATCGAAGCGATGAAGCTGATGAACGAGATCGAATCGGAATTCAGCGGCACGGTGAAAGCCATCCTGGTCGAGAACGGCCAGCCGGTCGAATACGGCCAGCCGCTGTTCGTGATCGGCTGA
- a CDS encoding symmetrical bis(5'-nucleosyl)-tetraphosphatase: MATYAIGDIQGCYPALQRLLERVAFDPAQDRLWVVGDLVNRGPQSLQVLRLLRGFGAAATVVLGNHDLYLLMVAAGYERREDDDTLYQVMEAPDRDALLQWLAHRPLMHVDGDYVLVHAGLLPGWTVARAQELAGEVSAALTGPQAQEFLLNLAGNKPDRWSEDLEGWERLRVVVNAMTRMRFCTADGRMALRAKGPPDNAPPGTMPWFLVPDRFNRTHTIVCGHWSALGFYRAPGLIALDSGVVWGGKLTAVRLEDGEVIQVPG; this comes from the coding sequence ATGGCCACTTATGCAATCGGTGACATCCAGGGCTGCTACCCGGCGCTTCAACGGCTGCTGGAGCGGGTGGCTTTCGACCCGGCGCAGGACCGCCTGTGGGTGGTGGGCGATCTGGTCAATCGTGGTCCGCAGTCCCTGCAGGTGCTGCGCCTGCTGCGCGGTTTCGGTGCGGCGGCGACGGTGGTGCTGGGCAATCACGACCTCTACCTGCTGATGGTGGCGGCCGGCTACGAGCGGCGCGAGGACGACGACACGCTCTACCAGGTGATGGAGGCGCCCGACCGCGATGCGCTGCTGCAGTGGCTGGCGCACCGGCCCTTGATGCATGTGGATGGCGACTACGTGCTCGTCCATGCGGGTCTGCTGCCGGGCTGGACGGTGGCGCGCGCGCAGGAACTGGCGGGCGAGGTGAGCGCGGCGCTGACCGGTCCGCAGGCGCAGGAATTCCTGCTGAATCTTGCCGGCAACAAGCCGGATCGCTGGTCGGAGGATCTGGAGGGCTGGGAGCGGCTGCGGGTGGTGGTCAACGCGATGACCAGGATGCGTTTCTGCACCGCCGACGGCCGCATGGCATTGCGTGCCAAGGGGCCGCCCGACAACGCGCCGCCGGGGACGATGCCCTGGTTTCTGGTGCCCGACCGCTTCAACCGCACGCACACCATCGTCTGCGGCCACTGGTCTGCGCTGGGTTTCTATCGCGCGCCCGGCCTCATCGCGCTCGATTCCGGCGTGGTGTGGGGCGGCAAGCTGACGGCGGTCCGGCTGGAGGACGGCGAGGTGATTCAGGTGCCGGGCTGA
- the prmA gene encoding 50S ribosomal protein L11 methyltransferase: MWISVTLQADAAKAEDLSDALMEAGALSVSIEDADAGTDAEKPQFGEPGHLPTSLWDHSRVIALFDGSTAGGELAAMLAEAAGNAGLPAVPPFTTEEIAEQNWVQLTQSQFDPIRITDRLWIVPSWHEAPDPAAINIELDPGMAFGTGSHPTTRLCLEWLCEAVTPGCSVLDYGCGSGILGIAAGLLGAGEVLGIDIDDKAVEAAHENAARNRVTMRVQHSGVPVGETFDLVVANILTNPLCVLAPAIAARVAPGGRVALSGVLETQSQQVIDAWAPYLALEVGATLDGWVRLEGRR; this comes from the coding sequence ATGTGGATCTCCGTGACCCTGCAGGCCGACGCCGCCAAGGCCGAGGACCTCTCCGACGCCCTGATGGAAGCCGGCGCACTGTCGGTTTCCATCGAGGATGCGGATGCAGGCACCGACGCCGAGAAACCGCAGTTCGGCGAGCCCGGACACCTGCCGACCTCGCTGTGGGACCACAGCCGCGTCATCGCGCTGTTCGACGGCAGCACCGCCGGCGGCGAACTCGCGGCGATGCTGGCCGAAGCCGCCGGCAACGCCGGGCTGCCGGCCGTGCCGCCCTTCACCACGGAAGAAATCGCCGAGCAGAACTGGGTGCAGCTCACCCAGAGCCAGTTCGACCCCATCCGCATCACTGACCGGCTGTGGATCGTGCCGTCGTGGCACGAGGCGCCCGACCCTGCGGCGATCAACATCGAACTCGACCCCGGCATGGCCTTCGGCACCGGTTCCCACCCCACCACCCGTTTGTGCCTGGAATGGCTGTGCGAGGCCGTCACTCCTGGGTGCAGCGTGCTCGACTATGGCTGCGGCTCTGGCATCCTCGGCATCGCCGCAGGGCTGCTGGGCGCCGGCGAGGTGCTAGGCATCGATATCGACGACAAGGCGGTCGAAGCGGCGCACGAGAACGCGGCCCGCAACCGGGTGACGATGCGCGTGCAGCATTCCGGCGTCCCCGTCGGCGAAACCTTCGATCTGGTGGTGGCCAACATCCTGACGAATCCGCTGTGCGTCCTCGCTCCGGCGATCGCGGCACGCGTCGCCCCCGGCGGCAGGGTCGCATTGTCGGGCGTGCTCGAGACGCAGTCGCAGCAGGTCATCGACGCCTGGGCGCCCTATCTTGCGCTCGAGGTCGGTGCCACGCTGGACGGCTGGGTCCGGCTGGAGGGTCGCCGCTGA
- a CDS encoding Uma2 family endonuclease → MSLPQAKTPFGPEDYLAWEADQPSKNEYVDGEVFAMSGASDAHATAALNLASSLRIALRGSPCRAFVSDMKLGVAAANSFFYPDILVTCDPRDRAPEASLVKHHPVLVIEVLPPSTEAYDRGNKFAAYRLLPSLQEYALISTEQRSIDVFRRDATGHWVLYPFAPDDELELASVDFRCLAADVFEGVEPEPRERPAQPGT, encoded by the coding sequence ATGAGCCTGCCGCAAGCCAAGACCCCGTTCGGGCCTGAGGACTACCTGGCCTGGGAGGCCGACCAGCCGTCCAAGAACGAATACGTCGATGGCGAGGTGTTCGCCATGAGCGGTGCCTCGGATGCGCACGCGACCGCAGCCCTCAATCTGGCCTCATCACTGCGCATCGCATTACGTGGCAGCCCGTGCCGCGCTTTCGTCTCGGACATGAAACTCGGCGTGGCCGCCGCCAACAGCTTCTTCTACCCCGACATCCTCGTCACATGCGATCCGCGCGACCGCGCACCCGAGGCCAGCCTCGTCAAGCACCACCCCGTGCTCGTCATCGAAGTGCTGCCGCCTTCCACCGAAGCCTATGACCGCGGCAACAAGTTCGCCGCCTACCGCTTGCTCCCCTCGCTGCAGGAATACGCGCTGATCTCGACCGAACAGCGCAGCATCGACGTCTTCCGCCGCGACGCCACCGGCCATTGGGTGCTCTACCCTTTCGCCCCCGACGACGAACTCGAGCTGGCAAGCGTGGATTTCCGCTGCCTGGCGGCGGACGTCTTCGAAGGCGTCGAACCCGAGCCGCGCGAACGCCCGGCTCAGCCCGGCACCTGA
- a CDS encoding nucleotidyltransferase family protein produces the protein MKAQGGLRHGLPAHAIAEIRQVLARHPGVVRIVLYGLRALGNYRTGSDIDLCLDAPALSLAELLAIGTEIDELLLPWKVDLTLLQKIDNPALLEHIRRVGVSFGDGGN, from the coding sequence ATGAAGGCGCAGGGTGGGCTGCGCCACGGTTTGCCGGCGCACGCGATTGCGGAGATTCGTCAGGTCTTGGCGCGGCACCCGGGCGTGGTCCGGATCGTGCTCTATGGCTTGCGGGCGTTGGGGAACTACCGGACCGGGTCCGATATCGATCTGTGCCTCGATGCGCCAGCGTTGAGTCTGGCCGAATTGCTGGCCATCGGGACCGAGATCGACGAACTGCTGTTGCCGTGGAAGGTCGACCTCACGTTGCTGCAGAAGATCGACAACCCGGCGCTGCTCGAACACATCCGGCGCGTTGGCGTGTCGTTTGGCGACGGCGGGAACTGA
- a CDS encoding HIT family protein yields MENCVFCRIVKGELPSSKVYEDERTLAIMDIQSVNPGHMLVLVKPHRDNIYALDDELAGAAFRTAARMARAAKQVTGCQGVSLFQANEPAGAQTVFHFHIHVLPRWEGDGMSLAWPVKNPAREALEDMAARLRAAVGP; encoded by the coding sequence ATGGAGAACTGCGTTTTCTGCCGTATCGTGAAGGGCGAACTGCCTTCGTCCAAGGTGTATGAGGACGAGCGCACGCTGGCGATCATGGACATCCAGTCGGTGAATCCCGGCCACATGCTGGTGCTGGTGAAGCCCCACCGCGACAACATCTATGCGCTCGACGACGAACTTGCCGGCGCCGCGTTCCGCACCGCGGCACGCATGGCCCGGGCGGCGAAGCAGGTGACCGGCTGCCAGGGCGTGAGCCTGTTCCAGGCCAACGAGCCGGCCGGCGCGCAGACGGTGTTCCACTTCCACATCCATGTGCTGCCCCGCTGGGAGGGCGACGGCATGAGCCTGGCCTGGCCGGTGAAGAACCCGGCGCGAGAGGCGCTGGAGGACATGGCGGCGCGGCTGCGGGCGGCCGTCGGCCCCTGA